The Devosia sp. 1566 sequence CATACATAAGTCATGGCCGTCATTGAACAAACACCGTGGCCGAATCTGCGCGCCCTTGGGCATCGACCACGGCCAGTTCAACAAAGCCAGGTCCATCGGGATGCCAGCTGTTCTGGCGGGCAAAGGCCGAACTCCCGATCGGCGCGCCGTTGGCGAAAAAGGTAAAGGGTGGGGCGCCGTTGCGGATCTTGACCGTCAAGGGGCTGTCAGATCCCCCTGCGAGCCCCAGATCAAGGTCGACCCCGTCGAGGGGAAAAGCAATCTCTGGCCCGCTCTGCTGGGCTACCCTTGTTTCATCAGGATGCCGAAAGCGGCGCAGGGGCTGAGGCAGTTCCGAATTCGCCGTGCGCAGCACGCCCGGAGGCGGCTGGCGCAGAGGCACGGCGGGTGCCCCGAGCCGATCAAAACTCTCGAACAGGATCGGCGCAGCACTCGACACACCCGAAAGGCCCGGAACTGGCGCGCCATCCGGGCGGCCAACCCAGACACCGATCACAGTCTGACCATCAAATCCGATTGCCCAGCCATCGCGGTAGCCATAGGAAGTTCCAGTCTTGTAGGCGATACGGCCGGGAGAGCCATTGAGCGGCGGCGGCACGTCACCCAAGATGTCGGCGACATACCAGGCCGCGGTGGCATCCAGCACGGGGGCTGCCAGTGGTGGTTCGTCGGCCTGGGTCAGTGTTTCATGCAAGTGGACCGGGGTGCCGCCGCGGCCAAGCGCAGCATAAACCCCAACCAGATCGCGCAAGGTCAACCCGACGCCGCCCAGGCCCATCGCCAGCCCCGGCGCGGCGCCCTTGGGCAGGAGAGGCGTAGCGCCCGCTCGCCGCAGCCGCGACACCAGCCGGGCGGTGCCCACGGCATCGAGCACCACCACGGCGGGAATGTTCAGCGACTCCGTCAAAGCCTGGCGGATGCTGACCGTCCCGCGACTGTAACCATCGAAATTGACCGGCACATAGCTGCCAAAAGCGGTGGGCCGATCTTCGATCAGGCTTTCGGGATGCGCGAGTCCCAGTTCGAAGGCCAGCCCATAGATTAGCGGCTTGAGGGTCGAACCTGGCGAGCGAACCGCCTTGGTCATATCCACAAAGCCGGCGCTGTCCTCGGCAAAAAGGCCCGCCGAGCCCACGGAAGCCACAATGGCACCACTGCTCTGGTCGGCAACGAGGATTGCTACCGAAACGCCGGGTCCCAACTGGGCGGCTCGCACCGCCCCCAGCCGCTCAAGCGCAGCCTGGAGCGGGCGCTTGAGCGTCAGCCGGATTTCGCGTTGGTCGGGCGCTGCCACGAGCGCAGCCTGAGCGAGATGGGGCGCCAGCAAGGGGAAGGGATGGCGGGCGGTGGGGATGGGTTCGCTCATGCCCGCTGCGGCATCATCGGCGGTCAGAATGCCGCGGCTCACCATCCGCTCCAGCACCAGATTCCGGCTGGCCAGCGCCGCCTGCGGGTCGCGATCGGGCCGGCGCGCTTCGGGCGATTGCGGCAGTGCCACCAGCAAGGCGGCCTCTGCGGGGGTGAGGCGGACCGGCTCCTTGCCGAAATAAGCCAGGCTCGCGGCGCGAATGCCCTCGAGATTGCCGCCATAGGGCGCCAGTGTCAGATAAAGGGCGAGGATCTGGTCCTTGCT is a genomic window containing:
- the pbpC gene encoding penicillin-binding protein 1C — protein: MSPAPRRRWGARRLLAIGLLLLLVLGSGGALCLRATIEEIRATLPPVPDLATMPVSSVVVDRDGALLRPFTIAGRWRLPAAPDAVDRQFLRMLLAYEDRDFASHHGINWWSMLRAAGQFVGAGGRIVSGGSTLSMQVARLLEGEPTRNGWGKLRQMVHADALERALSKDQILALYLTLAPYGGNLEGIRAASLAYFGKEPVRLTPAEAALLVALPQSPEARRPDRDPQAALASRNLVLERMVSRGILTADDAAAGMSEPIPTARHPFPLLAPHLAQAALVAAPDQREIRLTLKRPLQAALERLGAVRAAQLGPGVSVAILVADQSSGAIVASVGSAGLFAEDSAGFVDMTKAVRSPGSTLKPLIYGLAFELGLAHPESLIEDRPTAFGSYVPVNFDGYSRGTVSIRQALTESLNIPAVVVLDAVGTARLVSRLRRAGATPLLPKGAAPGLAMGLGGVGLTLRDLVGVYAALGRGGTPVHLHETLTQADEPPLAAPVLDATAAWYVADILGDVPPPLNGSPGRIAYKTGTSYGYRDGWAIGFDGQTVIGVWVGRPDGAPVPGLSGVSSAAPILFESFDRLGAPAVPLRQPPPGVLRTANSELPQPLRRFRHPDETRVAQQSGPEIAFPLDGVDLDLGLAGGSDSPLTVKIRNGAPPFTFFANGAPIGSSAFARQNSWHPDGPGFVELAVVDAQGRADSATVFVQ